TTTGGTGGCTATAAATATAGCCAAAGCAAGTTAGCAACAAGAACCGGGGCAAGAAATATGACCGGACAATTTGGAGGAGCCAATGCAGCGGGAACTCGCGGAGCTTTTAGACCGGTTGTCGGCGATGTTTTAAGCGCTGATAGCAAGTCACTAACTGTTAAGCAAACTGATGGTAGTAGCCGAGTCGTTATTTTATCGACTGCAACACAGATCA
The sequence above is a segment of the candidate division WWE3 bacterium genome. Coding sequences within it:
- a CDS encoding DUF5666 domain-containing protein; its protein translation is MSKNNIIITAVIAVIVAAGSFFGGYKYSQSKLATRTGARNMTGQFGGANAAGTRGAFRPVVGDVLSADSKSLTVKQTDGSSRVVILSTATQINQAASASASDIKAGSKVAVYGTTNTDGSVTAQSVQINPVISGASGMMGR